The DNA sequence GGCCACTACTGCAGTGTGAATTCTTTATATTTTATACCTGCGCTCCAAAGAAGCCGAGCAATGAAAAATGGCGGGAAACAGCTCTCTTTACATTACAGGCTCAAAAAGGTCGTGCTGAAGCTGGATTTAGGGTTTCATAGTATATTTACTTATTTGGAatgtattcaaatgaacatttaaataaatttaattacgaAATGTTTACTTATTTAGAATGTAtccaaaacaatttaattttttattttatgttcacTTTACAATTCGTAATTATCAAAAACCGTATTGCAATATAGACTAAGAAAAGCGTCATTTTTACATTTGAACATTTTCGCTTCTTCAAATGACGCAtcttttttacataaaaaaacacAACCTTTAATGCTTTTAGCTAAGAATTAATGATGAAAACTAGAAAACATAGTATCAAAGACATTAAAGGTCTTATTTTTTGTGTAAAAACTACACGTATCATGTGCAAACATGAGAGTCCAAATGCAAAGATTGCTCGCATTTCTCATGGAGTAACTACCGATAATAAATTCTTAGGTGTCACTGGATGCTTACGCCACTCAATTAATCACCACATCAAAGTCACGTAACGTAACTAGATTGTTATTAGAGGAGTATATACACAAAGTCACACCTAAGAATTTCTCACCTTTGATGCCATTATTGGCCGAAAGAACGAACTTAAACCTCTTCTGCGACAACGGGCATCATTCATATACACAAATACAAATTCTGAAAAATGTCACCATCTGAATTACCAATATTACTTCGTGACTGCGCTACAAAATTCTCAGCATCCCGTCCCGTTACAATGAATTTGAATGGGGACGAGGCGTTAGCTATATTTGAGGTTTTGGCTCTCGAAACTAAACAGTCTAAAAGCTCAAGGCTTTCACCTCAGAGAGAGTACAAATGATGATTTATCATATGAATATACTCTAAATGACTTTAACAGATCTATACAAAGATCCTCATAACGGTTAACCAGTTCATCGTTTCCGTTGAACCATTCCGGTTGTAGCACTTCGCGTCCTCAGGAGTGCCGAACTATTCAAAGTTGGAAACCCAAACCCGAACCAACCAGAACTGGAAGACGCATTGTTTGTGCCTTCTGGAGCACAAAGCTCATTGGAAGCCTCGCCACGATTTGAGGACTCAACAACTTCCAAGATTCCACTATTCCCCTGAAACGACGGGAGATGGATAGGACTATAAATACCTCAACCGAAAATGAGACAAAGTCAAGTAAGTGAAAATTTAAACAATTGTAGAGTTGGTTTAAGAATAGAGGTGTTAAGCCTCCAACCAATTCAATATATTATCTTAATAAGATAGCATATCGAACCACTATACACACTTTGAACATCAATCTTACCCTTGAGGGTGATGCTGAGGGTAGCTCAAGCGCTGGCCTCGAGGCCTTCGGTGGTGTCACCAAAGATGAGGGGGAGGCTGGTGGTAGTTCAAGAACTGGCCTGGAAAAACTGGATGGTGATGCCTGAATATTGTGGAAATCAGAGTCAATAAAATGCCAAATGAACAATATCAATTGAGGCTCATTCTGATAAAGTAAAGTTACAAAGCCATAAAAGTAATAAACTCTGAAAAAACGAAAAAATTAATGTTACATGAAGCAGTACTACGGAAAAGTAACGTAAGATGACTACAGAATCAGACATAAATATCAATCTTCCAGTTATGCAGGAAATAATCAGTACATGCCTGAATGCGTTCGGCGTTTATGCCCTTTTCCATGTTCAGGGCATAGTCACATAACTTCCATACTCCACCGGCAATTTCACCCTAATTAGAAGTCAAAGGCCAGGCTGTCAGTACAAAACAGTATTCAAGGGTAGAGAATAACAACTCATAAATCAAAAGAGTTAACTACTATATACCTGCTTCCCTTCAAttctattaatttttgtttcctGAGACCAAAGAAAAATAAGGGATATGATTTTccattttccatccatgaatATACTTTGTGAGAgatgaaaagaaataataaaacaatgaGTCACCAGAGTCAGCACTGCATGGTGAACTTTTTTAAAATCTCTGCTAATGGTATCCGTCCTTCCTTGTAGTTGAACAACCTATAAATGGCATAGAAGGTTTCTTGTTAATGAACTTGAATCACAGAAATACAAACAAAACTACTCATTAATATCTAATATACCCACCTCCTGTTGTGTCCTAGCCGTATTTTCTATACTTTCATCCAAACTACATTCCACATTATCAAGTTGGGAAGACAATTTCCTCTGAGTGGTctgaaaatcaaacaaaatatcTACAAAGTTAGagacttttatttttcatttctaattaaaaacatattaaaagaaaaatcaatccaaaaGCATGACAAACATAACAGGTTCATAAAATTTTCTTGTGAATTATGCAGACTTTCATGAAACCACCAGAAATAGATGAAATCATCTAATCACACAAGTTCGTCTAAATCACAAAAGTTTCAACCACAACCAAGGCCCTTTGGAAATAAATCAAGTACCTCATAACATGGATGGTTATATGTGGACTTAATAATTTGCTCATAAAACCCAACCAAATGTTGGTAATTTCTAAATTCCAACATTTGCCCttcaataaaatttataaaataatgaaagaTTAAAGAAACCCAACAACCATCCGCCATGCCCAACCGGAACGACAACGTCAACTTCGTTAAGTCTTACAACCATCAGCCCCTGCTCTCATCTCTTGCTTTCGCTCTCTACACTATCAAAAATCTGAATGGAATGGAGGGCTGCGACCTCACAGAGAAAATTTCTGCACCTGGTCCACCATCGCAGAGAGTTTGCCAGCTAGGTAGGGGGTGGctcatttttagttttatttattttgtttaggGAATTGAAACttatgaaaaatatataaagaaataaTAGATGGGTCTAGTGAGCAAATGGTTGGGTCCATATAAATTTTACCGACAACATTTGGAAGAGACAAACACTTGACTTGCAACAGAATATTCATGGCGTAGACATATAGTCAATGTGAAACCCTAATTGAATGGCATCAGTGAagacagaaaaacaaaagctcCTCTCATTCTTGAGAAAGCACTTAACATAACATGAAACAACGTAACAACCAACTTATTACATAGTGCACCATGTCAATTCCACCATTGATACAAGACACATTCCACCATGGATACAAGACACAATATTTCACTTGGTAATAGAAAAAGTAACATCAGAAAATCAAtagcaaaagagagagagagaagacttGCCGAAATTGATGTAAACAGACTCTCAAGCTGTTTAGCTACAGAATTGGAAGCATCAGACAAGCTACGTCTTGTTGCAAACATCATGTCAGGAAGCTTCCACCCCTGCAAACATACAAGAAATGCACATATATAATAAACAACTTTGACAAGAGAGAACAGAAGAAAACAAAGTTTGATCCCctagttaatttttttcaaaaataatttgTTTATCAAACCAAACAGGTTGAGATTTTGGAACGATACCTATCATAATTACAAccttttaaaaaattatgatttttacgCAATAAACACCCTACAAACACAGAGTCCTTGAGAGCATACTCAAAATTCAATTCTAAATTGTTAAATGATTCATCTACTTTAGATTTTGTATGCTATGACACGAACACTAGAAGATTATCATCAAGTTTAGATACAACGTCCCACTAGACAAAGGCAAGCAATCCTTAGCAAAGCTAATATCAAGTAAGCAAAGTGTTTGTTTCAGTAACCATTTTGATTAATGGATCCTACTAGATGAAAAAGAATTATAGCATCCCAAACAGGCATAGTTGGATGGACCAAACAAATGCATGTAAGGAAGTTAATAGGATGGTTATTAATGCCAAATCTCTTCCGAGACCCGGGCCTTTTATCATAACTTCTGCTCGTTGTATACCTTGATCCACTACTTGGATTGTTATTTATAGTAGATCATATCAAAATGTCAAGGAGAAACATAAAGGGGTTGAATCATGTCTTCACTGGTAGTACTTATTATTTAGCAATTGTAGTAGATACCAAAACTGAAAAGAACCAAAGTATCTAGTGGCTGAAGTTTGATGTCTTCACTAATGTAAAAGAATTCACAAACAGATATCAGTACTACATTTTCAAGTACAAATTTTTCTCTTTAAAGCTAAACAAGTTGGCCACAGAAGTCATAGATAAAT is a window from the Malus domestica chromosome 16, GDT2T_hap1 genome containing:
- the LOC103416587 gene encoding uncharacterized protein, which gives rise to MAALPLGKLTILVGAGILGSVLAKEGRVSDVVSGAFKIAWKQIRRSDNTPAVNKPHNDSLMAQMNNLRKELEIIASSRPPVTIITMSRTGTSKYGIIIVVVAAGYGYLWWKGWKLPDMMFATRRSLSDASNSVAKQLESLFTSISTTQRKLSSQLDNVECSLDESIENTARTQQEVVQLQGRTDTISRDFKKVHHAVLTLETKINRIEGKQGEIAGGVWKLCDYALNMEKGINAERIQASPSSFSRPVLELPPASPSSLVTPPKASRPALELPSASPSRGNSGILEVVESSNRGEASNELCAPEGTNNASSSSGWFGFGFPTLNSSALLRTRSATTGMVQRKR